The Helianthus annuus cultivar XRQ/B chromosome 11, HanXRQr2.0-SUNRISE, whole genome shotgun sequence region TCCATTAGATTCAATAGACTCCAATAGATTCAATAGATTCAATAGACTCCAATAGATCCAATAGATTTAATAGACTCCAATAGATTCAATAGATTCAATAGACTCCAATAGATTCACATAGTTTCACATATATTCGTGTTAACAATCCACAAACAACGAAATCCCGCATGGTACGTGCTACGAAAGTTTGGAAACATgacggaagcacttatatataggaagtaccagcggtgtatccaccatgctttaatCATGCCACGTCTGTCTCGTCATCGGTGTCATGCCTCGTTAACCACCACGTTAGATTTccccacttctcaaaacatagATTAACCAGACAGATTCAACCACTTAGATTAACAAGGTAGATTCAATCACTTAAACCCGAGCCTACAAAACTACGAACTTCACTTAGCGCGTGGTACGAAGGTTTGGTAGcatgccagaaacacttatatataggaagtaccagcggcgtatccaccacgcttcggacaTGCCACTTCCGCCTCGTCTTCGGCGCTAGGCTACGTTTCATATTTTGTTACTCAAAACCACACATATGCAGACTACACATAGTTTATGCTAGAGTATACCTAGATTACACATGGTTTACACGAGTAGTTTCCATAGCTTAGATTTCAACATCCTCATCACTGATCTGCAAACACTAAATGTTGCATGGCATttggtacgaaagttggtaacatgctggaaacacttatatataggaagtaccagcaacgtatccaccatgtttcagaCACGTCACTTCTGTCTCGTATTCCATGCCATGTTTCATTTAGCATCTCATAATCACCACAACGCATAGATTCATCAGATAGGTTCACATAGCATCTTGATTCCCCTATAGATTGAAAaaagcttcataaatttagtttgatcctGATTAGAGTTAACGTTTTAGATTGCGGACATACGTGCGGTTCGTGTAAAAGTCCCAAAATAAGCAAAGAGTCAAAATAAACGAAGAATAGAGTTTAAAACCACACATAAAATTGGGCTCATAAAACATAGagtgttccgggtagaggaacggtgactaaccaaagtgattcgaacccctttcgaattgaggtaacgtgtcttggcttacttagacaaatacgtcatcgatgttaggcctacgatattcgtccttttaGTCATTTCATGTACCCAGTTGATTGGAAGTCACAAGGCTTTAGCGAGAcatgaaaatcaaggagtgggactagttatcaagatctaagtttcacctctaacttgacaacatcgtaccctaatagcGTTGGTACTTATCTGCAGACAAGACCTACTAGAATAATATGGAGAATTTCCgtcaaggtttggatgtcactcctgtCTTGAGGGCAATTCTCGTGCAAAATATAGACACCGGTGAACAGTGTCAAGTGTATActatgttagccttaggaaaggcatgtaagtttaacaggaacatgtgctgctaggaagcaggTACGGTAGAATACATAATTCTTAAACAGCAAATAAGAGTCtagattcctagaactatagactagggtaagtattcctacttatcctaattccctatagttatggctctgataccaatctgtcacaccccaaccgatggcagaaacatcggggtgcgagcactaagcgttcagattgctcatgagattccataacactattgtttcaataaagattaattgatttcatgcaaAAGTCTAACAAACGTCATCACAAGATTCACATTACAAACCAAATCATAAAATGTTCAAAAGACTAAATTAACTAGGCgacgtttctaagcatctcctagcttgattccatGTTCCATTGCAACCTAtgagcctgcaacatgtattaaaatatcaatacaaaagtattggcgagtatacaattTGATAATAGAATAGTAGATTAAAACAACTCGTATCCACATGTAAATGtaacaaaatagtttcagccgtgctagtgtcgcagtccacgcagtgatagcccaagtatcctgatgctttagtgtttacccaagactcaaggcaaactagaatcctcctaacaataccccctgagaataatgggagaggtgcatctcctatagcgctactattgttaaggcggaactacacactctggattaaacgtcacatagcacaaagaatcaagaatcacaaatttcacatacacataggatagagtataagtttcaaagattcaagtttaagtttcatagaatacatgttacaccccaaaagtttaaagtaaaaagggatcgagtatactcatagtgattgcttaacagtcgcaactgttattggatcaaagggagctctatttagaattagcctgattagattataATAGGTTAAGAGTCGGGCAGAATAACGAGATTGCATAAGTGTCAAATtagtcactggatcggatggctgtccgatcggatggctgtccgatcggatggcaatccgatcggattgccagtcgGTCGGGTGACTTATGTGTATGAAGAGTTTAGagggctgcccgatcggatggccatccgatcgggttgccacttgttttgaaattttcagagaagagaatttttgaacAACAACAAACAAGTTCTTCAGAAACTTAACCCATAAAACTTTCAAAACACCAACTTTTCAGAGAAATGGTTTGAGGAAGATGGTCGAACAACGACACACGGCTCGGTTTCAACAAGGACTAGagccatggctctgataccacttgtaggtccactAGTGGAGGATCTAGTAACCTTATCCTTATTATACGacaaacccggttgtgcggaatccaaacgggTATGTAAACCAAGCTCAGGAACACACAATACACAAAGATTCAACGTTTAAAAGCTTCAATATATATCAACCAGAAAAGTATCAGTACAAGATTACACAATAAACTCTCAACTCTCTGGTGTGTGCTCACTGTGTGTCTGACCTATATGTTGCTGCAAGTGTTCCTTTTATTACAAACCTTATCCACAGCTCAACGAATAATCCATTGGGCCCAACAGAAGCCCACGAAGAATGGGCATCCACGAAGAATAGGTGATTCTTCGTGGACAGTCTTCGTCACGCATGGATTCTTCGCCGCATTGGTTCTTCGTTGGAGAGTCTTCGTCGAGCACTTGATTCTTCGTCAAAAGCCAATCCCACGAAGACTTATCATTGATCGTGAAAAGAGGACTCCCACGAAGACTCTTGATTCTTCGTGGATGTCACAACTTGCAGTAGAACACATGTGTTAACATTTCTTGTACCAGGtcaagataggaggatatcttgACCCCGGCCTTCACGTGTAACGCGAGCGAACCGTAACGAGCCGTATCCacataaatgcatcaacaaagtCCCCAAACACCCTTATTTAAGGCTGTAACTCTTTCACAACACTGTTGTGACAACAGCCTCAAAACAAAACCCAAGAGATTACAAGTGTTCATTATGGTGATCCAAGCTCACACAACCAACCATACTATCATTTCATGTAAGTTTCAACTGCTTTTTTGAAGTTTTGCAAGCTTAAATCAACCAAAACCAAAACACTTATGATCTTGACGGCAACATAAGCCTCTCTTGGTGTGTTTTCATCTAGCAGCACGAAGTTTCGGACCGTTTGGTGAGCCAAAAAGCCGCTCAAAAACCCTCATTTCCAAACTTAAATAATCACATACATGTGTTTAGCATTTAAAATTTTgtactttttaattttttaacttATAACATCTTCACCTTCATAGTTTAGCATTTAAAATTTtgtacttttttattttttaacttataagggtgaagggagtggttaaACATTTGGAATAGGTAAACTCTCAATTCACCCAATCATATAGCGCCATGTTAATTGTTTACCTAATGCTAAAAAGCGTTGGCGGTGGTTTACCTAACGgggtttaggtaaactatttaaaaaaatgtgtgattgcTTGAGAAGaaatggaccccaccacacacccaCTCTCTCCCCCTTCCCTCCTTTCACCGAGTCGGTGAACCTTCACCGATTTTGCCCCCAAAATCGGTAATCTTGATCGTAAACAAAGGTGGCGGTGGTCACCGATTGGTGCCGAACACCTTTACCGACTCGACACCATTCACCCTAACATCTTCACTTCTTCACTTCTTGGACAGAGAAACCATCTTGCGAGCCATTATCCCAAAACCATGTATCGTTTGCTTCACCCAAACTTTGAGCCGCCACTAAGTCACAGCAAGCTTGTAGTTGTTGAACCTCTAAATCCGATTGAGGACTTCTCCTCCACTGCCAAACCACATTCATTCCACTCTCTCCACCCCTAATTCGTTCACTAATTTTACAAAACTTTGCACTCTCCAAACGAAATAGATCCGGAAAAAGACTCTTTAGCGGAGTACTATCAACCCATGGGTCGATCCAAAACATAATATCCAAATCATTCCCAACCCGTCCCCTGATCAAATTTAGGCTGCTTCGATCTCCAACTTTCAGCCGTAACCCACAAGTAACTATCTTAGACCATGTACCATTAATTCTAGAATTATGCGGATATGCATCCCACTTACGTTGCGACCCATGAATAGCTTCCACCACTCTCTTCCTGATCCTCACAGAAATTACACAATAGATTTCCACAATCAATATTCCTCCTTTGTAACGCTTTCTTTGTAGGGATCATGTCAAGTAACATTCTCCacataaaaatattacatttaaGCGGGATCCATTTGCACCATTTGTAGATCGTATCCGGCTAAGAAAAGTGATCACTATCCAACCATTTTTTCACTTCTTGGACAGAGAAACCATCTTGCGAGCCATTATCCCAAAACCATGTATCATTTGAAAAATGTGTGTGAAATAGTTGGGGAGCTATACAAAAACCCTAGTTACTCCGGAAAACTAGGAGGCGATTGGCGGCACGTAAGACGAACAGGCTGTTTTTGATCTCGTTTGCATGGCGGGTAGGGAGAGGTACAAGGTCGATACTTGGTATGATGCACCGACTAGGAAAGGAAGAAGATCAGATCAAGGGGAGAGGCCGAAACAGAACGATTTGCCGGTGACAAAGTACTTTGTATCTAACCTCCCGAAGGGTTGTTCATCCGCTGATTTGATGGTTGTTCTCAAAGGATTTGGATCGATCAAAAGTATCTATATCGCACGGAAATATGATAAGCTTGGTAAGCGTTTTGGCTTTGTGTCTTTTGTGAATGTTAGGGATCCGGAAGACTTAGAGATCCTGATGAAGGATGTCTGGATTGGTTCATATAAGTTATACGTTGTTTTGGCCCGATTTGTGGATGGGGAAAGGGTGTTGAGGAAGGGGGAAAAGCAATGGGTACCGGTTAGGAACGAAGAGGAGGGTCTTAACTCGGGTAAGGGGAATAGAAAGGAGACTCGTGTGGAAGAGACTAGTAATGCGAGTCAAGGTAAAGGGGATGGGAGATCTTTTAGAGATACCTTATTGAATGTTGATCCTCCTAAGAAAGATTCGGAGATTGTGGTCACTGTAGCGGCTAAGGGTGGTATGTTATGGGAAGGGTGTGGGGCTGTGGGAAGGGTTTCTGATCTGAAGAAGCTTTCTAAGTTGTGTATTTGATTAGATTTGGTGGGACAAGCCAAGGTTGGTATTCGGTACTTGGGTGGTTTCTGGGTTATGTTGTTGTTTGAGTCGGATGTACGCATGGAAGGGTTTGTACGTACTAAGGAGGTATGGAGGGTTTGTTTTGATAGTTTAGAAAGATGGGATGGACAGGTGATTCATACGGACCATATTGCTTGGTTGAAGATTTACGGGGTTCCTTTAATGTTATACGATGAAAGTTTGTTCAATGACATTGGTAGTAAATTTGGCACGGTAGTTCAACTGCCTGAGTGTGATGAAGCTACAGTTGATTTGTCGTGTGTTATGATTGGTGTGCTTCGTAAAACGGGGCTGCGGGTTAACGAGATGATTTCCGTGAGATGGAAGGAGGAGGTGTTCCCGGTGGTTGTTGAAGAGGAGATGGGTGAGTGGGTTCCAGAATGTTTAGATGATTGCTCGATGTATTTAGAATCGGGGTTGAATATCGCTGATGGTGCGGATGTGGATGGGCAAGGTTGTAATATGGAGGCTGCCGTGGACAGTGGGTGTGCCATGGAACAGGTTGAAACGGATATAATTCTGGAAGAAGAAATAAGTGAAACAGTGGTTGATGAACAAAATGACCAGCAAGTTGGGGGTTTTAAAAATGATACTCTCTTGGATACGGTTGGGATTAACACCGAGGCTTCGAACAATAGGGGTAAGAAGACTAGAGGTTTCCGTAAAAAGGCGAGGGCGCAAAAGTCTCCGTCTCCACCAGGGCAAGAAAGACCGAAAAAAAGAGCTAGAGAATGGGAGGATTTATTTGACATTGATAGGTTTATTTATGCGATTAATGGGAACGAGGAGAAATCCAGGGAGGACATCACGAGCTCTGTGGGTATTGATGAAAATGTAGGTGTTGCGATTACAAATGTGGAGGTTGTAGAAGAGGTGATTGGGGTTGAAGTAACAGAAACGGTTAAGTTGGGTTCGGCCCTTGGTGTGGAGCAGTTTGAGAAGTTCGGAGATTCAGTGGCAAAGGTCGTTACTGAAGAAGGTTATCAACAGGTGGATCAATGAATGTGATTTCATGGAACATTAGAGGGCTTGGGGCAGATGGCAAAGGCGGGTGGTGTAGGAAATTAAAGACGGAAAATGAGGTGGGATTTATTTTGATCCAGGAAACTCAATTCAGTTCATTGGATACGATTAATGTTAGTAGCTTCTGGGGCTCGGGTGAGTTCGAGTTCGAGTATGTTGACGCTACAGGTCGGTCGGGTAGCTTGATTACTCTTTGGAACCCGAAGTTGTTTGTTAAAGCTTcggttttgaaagatagaaataTGCCCGTGGTTTCTGGTCATGTGAAAAGTGACGGTTCCAAATTGACGGTTGTGAATGTGTACTGCCCGCAACGGTTACAAGATAAAAGGCGGGTGTGGGAGCTTATGAAGTCGGTGAAGTCGGATGGGGATGGGTTGTGGATTGTGGCCGGAGATTTTAATAGTGTGAGGGATTGTGCAGAACGGCgtaattcaaattttgatttggCGGATTCGAATGCTTTTAATGAGTTTGTGGAGGATGCCGAGTTGTATGAATTTGGTTTAAAAGGTCGGAAATTCACTTACTTAGCTAATAATAAGCTAAGTCGGATTGATAGAATTTTTGTAGATTGGACGTTTTATAATAAATGGCCAAATGCGGAGTATCGGGTTCTAGACCGAGATGGTTCGGATCACTTCCCTTTATTGTTGAAGATTGGTTCGAGTAATTTTGGTGCGAAACCGTTTAAATTCTTCAACTCATGGCTTGAACGGGAAGGCTTTGATGATGTGGTTAAAAACGCGCTTGAGAATTTTAGTTTTACAGGAGCCCCGGATagtcttgatgcagaagtttaaAGTGTTGAGAAATAAAATTCTGCTGTGGAAACATCATATGACTTCGACCGAGTTGGTGGAGGTTGAAGTGCTTAGTAAGGAGGTCAAGGATTTGGAGCTTACTATGGAGGGAAGGGATTTACTGGAAGAGGAGGTTTGGGTCTTGGAAGAAGCTAAAAAGAGACTTAAACAATTGGAGTATTTCAAGCTAAAAGATTTGAAACAAAAATCTAGAGTAAAATGGGCGAAAGAGGGTGATGAGAATTCTAGATTTTTTCATGGTTCTATTAATAGTAGGAGGGTTTCGAATGCTATTTTGGGTCTTTCAGTGAATGGTGATTGGATTCATAAGCCTAAGGATGTTAAGAAAGAGGTATTGCGGTTTTTTAAGGCTAAGTTTGTAGAAGACTTCCCTTGTAGGCCGAAACTAGCTTGCTACGGCTTGAAGACCTTGAGCAATGATCATGTGATGGAGATTACTCGTCCGTTTTGGAAAAGGAGGTTAAGGAGGCGGTGTTCCAGTGCGGTAGTGATAAAGCTCCAGGTCCGGATGGGTTCAACTTTCGATTTATTAAAAGGTATTGGGAGTTGTTTTCTAAAGACTTTATGGATATCGTGAACAATTTTGCGGTCACAGGAGAGATTAGTCATGGAGTGTCTTCCTTATTTATTACACTTGTGCCTAAAGTGAATGACCAGGTGCGGTTAGAGGAGTATCGACCGATTAATTTGATTGGGGTGATTAGTAAAGTTATTTCAAAAGTTTTGGCGAACAGGTTGATACCGGTCATGGATAGTATTATAAATGAGACGCAATTGGCTTTTGTGGCGGGTAGGTATATTCTGGATAGTCCTCTATTGATTAATGAAGTGCTTTCGTGGTCTAAAAAAACTGGATCGGAgctgtttttgtttaaaatagaTTTTGCAAAAGCCTACAATAATGTTAACTGGGCTTTTTTAATTTCGGTTATGAGGCAGATGGGATTTCCAGAGATATGGTGTCTTTGGATAGATGGAATTCTCAAGTCGGCTCGGTCGTCGGTTTTGGTGAATGGGTCTCCGACTTTTGAATTTACTTGTGGGAAGGGCATTCGTCAGGGTGACCCGCTATCTCCGTTTTTATTTATTATGGTGATGGAGGCTTTTTCGGGGCTAATAAAAAAAAGCTTGTGATGTCGGAGTATTCCGTGGTATTGGGTTCGATAGCGGTGGTATTGTGGTATCTCATTTATTATATGCTGATGATGCTATGGTGATGGGGGAGTGGTCAGATAGCAATTTGGTGTGTTTGAGGCGTATACTCCGTATTTTTCATATGTGTTCGGGCTTACGGATTAACATCCAAAAGTCTACTCTATACGGTGTGGGTAAAAGTGTAGAAGAGGTGGGTCTGAAGGCGAGTGAGTTGGGTTGCCAAGCGGGGGTAGCTCCTTTTACTTATCTTGGGATAAAGGTTGGGGCAAACTTGAATAGAGTTAGTAGTTGGGAGCCGGTGGTAAATGTGTTTAAGAGTAGATTGACACGGTGGAAGTCAAAGGTGTTGTCGATTGGAGGTAGATTGACTCTTATTAAATCTGTTCTGGTTAGTCTCCCTTCGTATTATTTCTCTCTTTTCAAGGCTCCTGTTGGGGTGATAAATGTGTTGGAAGGGTTAATCAAAAAATTCCTATGGGGAGGTAATGTTGACGTGAGAAAGTTACATTGGGTGGGTTGGGATGTAGTTACAAAGCCGGTTAAATATGGTGGGTTGGGAATTCGCAAGTTAGGAGATTGTAACAAAGCCTTTTTGGTTAAGTGGTTATGGAGGTATCGTCACGAAAGAAACGCTTTACGGAGAAGAGTGGTGGAAGCTATTCATGGGTCGCAACGTAAGTGGGATGCATATCCGCATAATTCTAGAATTAATGGTACATGGTCTAAGATAGTTACTTGTGGGTTACGGCTGAAAGTTGGAGATCGAAGCAGCCTAAATTTGATCAGGGGACGGGTTGGGAATGGTTTGGATAATTATGTTTTGGATCGACCCATGGGTTGATAGTACTCCGCTAAAGAGTCTTTTTCCGGATCTATTTCGTTTGGAGAGTGCAAAGTTTTGTAAAATTAGTGAACGA contains the following coding sequences:
- the LOC110887669 gene encoding uncharacterized protein LOC110887669, with the protein product MNVISWNIRGLGADGKGGWCRKLKTENEVGFILIQETQFSSLDTINVSSFWGSGEFEFEYVDATGRSGSLITLWNPKLFVKASVLKDRNMPVVSGHVKSDGSKLTVVNVYCPQRLQDKRRVWELMKSVKSDGDGLWIVAGDFNSVRDCAERRNSNFDLADSNAFNEFVEDAELYEFGLKGRKFTYLANNKLSRIDRIFVDWTFYNKWPNAEYRVLDRDGSDHFPLLLKIGSSNFGAKPFKFFNSWLEREGFDDVVKNALENFSFTGAPDSLDAEV
- the LOC110887668 gene encoding uncharacterized protein LOC110887668, coding for MGEWSDSNLVCLRRILRIFHMCSGLRINIQKSTLYGVGKSVEEVGLKASELGCQAGVAPFTYLGIKVGANLNRVSSWEPVVNVFKSRLTRWKSKVLSIGGRLTLIKSVLVSLPSYYFSLFKAPVGVINVLEGLIKKFLWGGNVDVRKLHWVGWDVVTKPVKYGGLGIRKLGDCNKAFLVKWLWRYRHERNALRRRVVEAIHGSQRKWDAYPHNSRINGTWSKIVTCGLRLKVGDRSSLNLIRGRVGNGLDNYVLDRPMG